A genomic region of Sulfobacillus acidophilus DSM 10332 contains the following coding sequences:
- a CDS encoding DNA gyrase subunit A (PFAM: DNA gyrase/topoisomerase IV, subunit A; DNA gyrase C-terminal domain, beta-propeller~TIGRFAM: DNA gyrase, A subunit~COGs: COG0188 Type IIA topoisomerase (DNA gyrase/topo II topoisomerase IV) A subunit~InterPro IPR002205:IPR006691:IPR005743~KEGG: chy:CHY_2704 DNA gyrase subunit A~PFAM: DNA topoisomerase, type IIA, subunit A or C-terminal; DNA gyrase/topoisomerase IV, subunit A, C-terminal beta-pinwheel~PRIAM: DNA topoisomerase (ATP-hydrolyzing)~SMART: DNA topoisomerase, type IIA, subunit A or C-terminal~SPTR: DNA gyrase, A subunit;~TIGRFAM: DNA gyrase, subunit A): MANIGHVLPVDIQEEMKKSYIDYAMSVIVSRALPDVRDGLKPVHRRILYAMQELGNTPNHPYKKSARIVGEVLGRYHPHGDTAVYDAMVRMAQDFSIRYPLVDGHGNFGSMDGDSPAAMRYTEVRLSPIAMEMLADIDKETVDFVPNFDESTEEPVVLPAKIPNLLINGSSGIAVGMATNIPPHNLNEVCQAAEMLIDHPEAGFEDLLKVLPGPDFPTGGMIMGRDGIRQAYLTGRGIITIRGIAKVEETAQGRARIVITEVPYQVNKAKLIEKIAELVHDHRIEGISDLRDESDRDGVRVVIELKRDAVPKVILNQLYKFTPMQQTFGIILLALVDGRPMILSVREMLQNFIRHRKEVITRRTRYELNKAEARAHILEGLRIALQFLDEVIQLIRTAASVEDARQGLMTRFGLSERQATAILEMRLQRLTALEREKIEAEYQDVMALIERLRAILADEQLVYAMIKEDLAEIRQKYGDDRRTKLGPAVKDIADEDLIPEEDMVVTITHRGYIKRLATSVYRPQRRGGRGIAGSTVREDDFINHLFVASTHSYLCFFTNRGRIYRVKVHEIPEASRQAKGISVANLIALEQDERIAAVQTLTDTLDDHYWVFATKRGVVKRTPLSDYETWRGGGIIAITLDDGDELIGVEPTAGKSHIILATRHGQVIRFEEDEVRPTGRAARGVTGIRLRPEDMVVSLATVSEQPELLILTENGFGKRTRLDQFRVTGRGGQGIVGMRVTDRTGYVVGIQPVEGSEECMVISSEGTMIRLEVGSISEQGRATQGVKVMRLEDGQHVSAFALVKAETDDDE, from the coding sequence ATGGCCAACATTGGACACGTTCTTCCGGTCGACATTCAGGAGGAAATGAAAAAATCGTACATCGATTACGCGATGAGCGTTATCGTCAGTCGCGCATTGCCCGATGTTCGAGACGGGTTGAAACCGGTGCATCGCCGAATTCTTTACGCCATGCAGGAATTAGGCAACACGCCGAACCATCCGTACAAAAAATCGGCCCGTATCGTAGGGGAAGTCTTGGGCCGTTATCACCCTCACGGTGATACGGCGGTCTACGATGCCATGGTGCGCATGGCGCAAGACTTTTCCATTCGGTACCCCTTGGTCGACGGGCACGGCAACTTCGGGTCGATGGACGGCGATTCTCCCGCTGCCATGCGGTATACCGAGGTCCGTCTGTCTCCCATCGCCATGGAGATGCTGGCGGATATCGATAAAGAGACGGTCGATTTTGTTCCGAACTTTGATGAATCGACGGAAGAACCGGTAGTGTTACCGGCTAAAATTCCAAACTTGCTGATCAACGGGTCGTCAGGCATTGCGGTGGGGATGGCTACCAATATTCCCCCCCACAACTTAAATGAAGTGTGCCAAGCCGCGGAAATGCTGATCGATCATCCGGAAGCGGGTTTTGAAGACTTGTTGAAGGTCCTGCCGGGTCCTGATTTTCCCACCGGCGGCATGATTATGGGCCGCGACGGGATTCGTCAGGCCTATTTGACCGGCCGCGGGATTATCACCATTCGGGGGATCGCGAAAGTTGAAGAAACCGCGCAAGGGCGGGCTCGCATCGTCATTACGGAAGTCCCGTATCAAGTCAATAAAGCCAAACTGATCGAAAAGATTGCCGAGTTGGTGCATGACCATCGCATTGAAGGTATTAGCGATCTCCGCGACGAATCCGATCGTGACGGGGTGCGCGTAGTCATCGAACTGAAGCGGGATGCCGTTCCGAAAGTGATTTTAAACCAGCTGTATAAGTTTACTCCCATGCAGCAGACTTTCGGGATCATTTTGCTGGCGTTGGTTGACGGTCGACCAATGATTCTTTCCGTGCGGGAAATGTTACAAAACTTTATCCGGCACCGAAAAGAGGTCATTACCCGCCGGACCCGGTACGAACTTAATAAAGCCGAAGCGCGGGCCCATATTCTAGAGGGGTTGCGCATTGCCCTGCAATTCCTCGATGAAGTGATCCAGTTGATTCGCACGGCGGCATCCGTCGAAGACGCCCGACAAGGCCTCATGACCCGCTTTGGTCTGTCCGAACGGCAAGCGACGGCTATCCTGGAAATGCGCCTTCAGCGATTGACCGCATTGGAACGAGAAAAAATTGAAGCCGAATACCAGGACGTGATGGCGCTCATCGAACGCTTACGGGCCATTTTGGCCGATGAACAGCTCGTTTACGCCATGATCAAAGAGGATTTGGCGGAGATTCGGCAAAAATACGGTGATGACCGGCGGACCAAACTGGGCCCGGCGGTCAAGGATATTGCAGACGAGGATTTGATTCCGGAAGAAGACATGGTGGTCACCATTACCCACCGCGGATACATCAAGCGTCTGGCTACCAGTGTGTACCGGCCGCAGCGGCGCGGCGGGCGCGGCATTGCCGGAAGCACGGTGCGGGAGGACGACTTCATCAACCACTTGTTCGTCGCCTCGACGCATAGTTATTTGTGTTTCTTTACCAATCGGGGCCGTATCTACCGCGTCAAAGTCCATGAAATCCCGGAAGCCAGTCGCCAAGCCAAAGGAATTTCGGTCGCCAACCTCATTGCACTCGAGCAGGATGAACGGATCGCCGCCGTGCAGACCCTGACCGATACCCTCGATGACCATTATTGGGTATTCGCCACCAAACGCGGGGTTGTCAAACGCACGCCGTTGTCTGATTATGAAACGTGGCGTGGGGGCGGCATTATCGCCATTACCCTCGACGACGGTGACGAATTGATAGGGGTGGAACCGACAGCCGGCAAGAGTCACATTATTTTGGCGACCCGGCACGGACAAGTCATTCGGTTCGAGGAAGACGAGGTGCGTCCGACAGGTCGGGCGGCCCGCGGCGTAACCGGGATTCGCTTGCGCCCCGAAGATATGGTCGTATCCTTGGCCACCGTTTCCGAGCAACCGGAGCTCCTGATTCTGACGGAAAACGGTTTCGGTAAACGGACTCGCCTGGATCAATTCCGGGTGACGGGCCGCGGCGGCCAAGGGATTGTCGGCATGCGGGTCACCGATCGGACGGGTTACGTCGTAGGGATACAACCTGTCGAGGGCTCGGAAGAATGTATGGTCATTTCGAGCGAAGGCACGATGATCCGGTTGGAAGTAGGCAGCATATCGGAACAGGGTCGCGCGACCCAAGGTGTGAAGGTTATGCGGCTGGAAGACGGGCAACATGTCAGCGCGTTTGCGCTGGTCAAGGCGGAAACGGACGATGACGAGTAA
- a CDS encoding pyridoxal phosphate synthase yaaD subunit (PFAM: SOR/SNZ family~TIGRFAM: pyridoxal 5'-phosphate synthase, synthase subunit Pdx1~COGs: COG0214 Pyridoxine biosynthesis enzyme~HAMAP: Pyridoxal biosynthesis lyase pdxS~InterPro IPR001852:IPR013798~KEGG: mta:Moth_0009 pyridoxal biosynthesis lyase PdxS~PFAM: Vitamin B6 biosynthesis protein; Indole-3-glycerol phosphate synthase~SPTR: Pyridoxal biosynthesis lyase pdxS;~TIGRFAM: Vitamin B6 biosynthesis protein) produces MMEAQVGTFNVKSGLAEMLKGGVIMDVTTPEQAIIAEKAGAVAVMALERVPADIRAAGGVARMADPRIVKSIQEAVSIPVMAKVRIGHFVEAQVLEALEVDYIDESEVLTPADEQYHIDKWQFKVPFVCGARDLGEALRRIAEGAAMIRTKGEPGTGNVVEAVRHLRAVNTQIRQVVATPEAELADLAKELRAPLELVRKVKELGRLPVVNFSAGGVATPADAALMMQLGADGIFVGSGIFKSANPEKTARAIVRATLHYNDPKVIAEVSEDIGEPMPGLEMATLQPKDRMQDRGI; encoded by the coding sequence ATGATGGAAGCACAAGTCGGAACATTTAACGTGAAATCAGGGTTGGCGGAAATGCTCAAAGGCGGCGTGATTATGGACGTCACCACCCCGGAGCAGGCGATTATTGCCGAAAAAGCGGGCGCCGTGGCGGTTATGGCGTTAGAGCGGGTTCCGGCCGATATCCGTGCGGCGGGCGGCGTAGCTCGGATGGCGGATCCCCGGATCGTCAAATCCATTCAAGAGGCCGTTTCGATTCCGGTGATGGCGAAAGTACGGATTGGCCACTTTGTGGAGGCCCAAGTCTTGGAAGCCCTCGAGGTGGACTATATCGACGAAAGCGAAGTCTTGACACCCGCAGACGAACAATATCACATCGACAAGTGGCAGTTTAAGGTCCCGTTTGTATGTGGCGCTCGAGATTTAGGGGAGGCGCTTCGGCGCATTGCGGAAGGGGCCGCGATGATTCGGACCAAAGGGGAGCCCGGGACCGGCAATGTGGTCGAGGCCGTCCGTCATCTCCGTGCGGTGAACACCCAAATTCGCCAGGTCGTGGCGACTCCGGAAGCCGAACTGGCCGACCTGGCCAAAGAATTGCGGGCACCGTTGGAGTTGGTTCGGAAAGTCAAAGAACTGGGACGTTTGCCGGTGGTGAACTTTAGCGCCGGGGGGGTGGCCACGCCGGCCGATGCGGCTCTGATGATGCAACTGGGAGCGGACGGGATTTTTGTGGGTTCCGGTATTTTCAAATCCGCCAATCCCGAAAAAACGGCGCGCGCGATTGTTCGTGCGACGTTACACTACAATGACCCGAAAGTGATTGCGGAAGTGTCCGAAGATATCGGAGAACCGATGCCGGGTCTCGAGATGGCAACGCTACAACCCAAAGATCGGATGCAAGACCGGGGAATTTAG
- a CDS encoding pyridoxal phosphate synthase yaaE subunit (PFAM: SNO glutamine amidotransferase family~TIGRFAM: pyridoxal 5'-phosphate synthase, glutaminase subunit Pdx2~COGs: COG0311 glutamine amidotransferase involved in pyridoxine biosynthesis~HAMAP: Glutamine amidotransferase subunit pdxT~InterPro IPR002161~KEGG: adg:Adeg_0008 SNO glutamine amidotransferase~PFAM: SNO glutamine amidotransferase~SPTR: Glutamine amidotransferase subunit pdxT;~TIGRFAM: pyridoxal 5'-phosphate synthase, glutaminase subunit Pdx2): protein MRIGILAIQGDVREHARHVSRAGGDPVLVRRVDDLAKTDGLIIPGGESTTIGMLMDEYGLLTAIRALAQDNRYPIYGTCAGLILLAKEVVGPSPARLGLVDITADRNAYGRQIASFEALMDIPVLGEEPFPAVFIRAPKITRLGDGVKPLATYQGTVVMAEEGPYLVSSFHPEMSEDIRVHQYFLEKVARTAKVQSAS, encoded by the coding sequence ATGAGAATAGGAATCCTAGCAATCCAGGGGGATGTCCGGGAACACGCACGCCATGTGAGCCGTGCCGGCGGTGACCCGGTACTGGTCCGCCGAGTCGATGATTTAGCGAAAACGGACGGCCTGATTATTCCCGGCGGCGAAAGTACCACCATCGGCATGTTGATGGATGAATACGGCCTTTTGACGGCCATTCGCGCATTAGCCCAAGATAACCGGTATCCGATCTATGGAACGTGTGCCGGCCTGATTTTGTTGGCTAAAGAGGTTGTCGGACCCTCCCCGGCGCGTCTTGGACTCGTCGACATTACCGCGGATCGGAATGCCTATGGCCGGCAAATTGCGTCTTTTGAGGCGTTGATGGACATTCCGGTGTTAGGCGAAGAACCCTTTCCGGCAGTCTTCATTCGGGCGCCGAAAATCACCCGGTTGGGGGATGGCGTAAAACCCTTGGCCACCTATCAAGGGACCGTCGTGATGGCGGAAGAAGGTCCATACTTAGTCAGCTCGTTCCATCCGGAAATGAGCGAAGACATTCGGGTCCACCAATATTTCCTGGAAAAGGTGGCCCGTACGGCCAAAGTGCAGTCGGCATCGTAA
- a CDS encoding methylthioribose-1-phosphate isomerase (PFAM: Initiation factor 2 subunit family~TIGRFAM: eIF-2B alpha/beta/delta-related uncharacterized proteins; S-methyl-5-thioribose-1-phosphate isomerase~COGs: COG0182 translation initiation factor 2B subunit eIF-2B alpha/beta/delta family~HAMAP: Methylthioribose-1-phosphate isomerase~InterPro IPR000649:IPR005251:IPR011559~KEGG: pth:PTH_1730 translation initiation factor 2B subunit~PFAM: Initiation factor 2B related~PRIAM: S-methyl-5-thioribose-1-phosphate isomerase~SPTR: Methylthioribose-1-phosphate isomerase;~TIGRFAM: Putative translation initiation factor, aIF-2BI/5-methylthioribose-1-phosphate isomerase; Initiation factor 2B alpha/beta/delta) — protein sequence MEPLRVFSDHVEILDQRQLPQAVRYFNAHRASDVVEAIRTLAVRGAPAIGIAGLYGLWLEARYLAEAGESGFMDKLLVAAQQLRHVRPTAVNLSWAIDRALGRLTPGPADEVVTRLRDMADTLRQEEEERNARMAQLGAQLLPNRDSRVLTHCNTGSLATVGVGTALGVIREGYRQGRVAMVWVDETRPLLQGSRLTAWELLQDQIPATLITDSMAAGLMQQGQVDAVFVGADRIALNGDTANKVGTYGLAVLAQYHRIPFYVVAPVSTIDEHIASGQDIPIEERQADEVRLIRGVPIAPEGMAVKNPAFDVTPYALISAIITDRGVVYPPFDQKLRQLLEEDRHA from the coding sequence ATGGAACCCTTGCGGGTCTTTAGCGATCATGTGGAAATTTTGGACCAACGGCAATTACCGCAGGCGGTCCGCTATTTTAATGCCCATCGGGCGTCCGACGTGGTTGAAGCGATTCGCACGCTTGCGGTCCGCGGAGCCCCGGCGATCGGGATTGCCGGCCTTTACGGTCTATGGCTGGAAGCCCGTTATCTGGCAGAAGCCGGCGAGTCCGGGTTTATGGACAAGCTCTTGGTGGCGGCCCAACAGTTGCGTCATGTCCGCCCGACCGCCGTCAACCTGTCGTGGGCTATTGATCGGGCGCTCGGGCGCCTGACCCCGGGTCCGGCGGACGAAGTTGTCACGCGGTTACGGGATATGGCCGATACCCTTCGCCAAGAGGAAGAGGAGCGGAATGCCCGGATGGCGCAGTTGGGGGCCCAACTGTTGCCGAACCGGGATAGTCGTGTACTCACGCATTGTAATACGGGATCGTTGGCTACGGTGGGTGTCGGCACAGCGCTAGGCGTGATTCGGGAGGGGTATCGGCAAGGCCGGGTGGCGATGGTGTGGGTGGATGAAACGCGCCCGCTTTTACAAGGGTCGCGGCTGACCGCTTGGGAACTCTTACAGGATCAGATTCCGGCGACCTTAATCACCGATAGTATGGCCGCCGGCTTGATGCAGCAAGGACAAGTAGATGCCGTGTTTGTAGGCGCCGACCGCATCGCTTTAAACGGCGATACGGCCAATAAAGTGGGGACTTATGGTTTGGCCGTATTGGCACAATATCACCGGATTCCGTTTTACGTGGTGGCGCCCGTCAGCACCATCGATGAACATATTGCCAGTGGTCAGGACATTCCGATTGAGGAACGCCAAGCTGACGAGGTTCGGTTGATCCGCGGCGTACCGATTGCCCCGGAGGGGATGGCGGTGAAAAATCCGGCATTTGATGTGACGCCCTACGCTTTAATTTCCGCTATTATTACCGATCGCGGGGTTGTCTATCCGCCCTTTGATCAAAAGTTGCGCCAATTGCTAGAGGAGGATCGGCATGCTTGA
- a CDS encoding seryl-tRNA synthetase (PFAM: Seryl-tRNA synthetase N-terminal domain; tRNA synthetase class II core domain (G, H, P, S and T)~TIGRFAM: seryl-tRNA synthetase~COGs: COG0172 Seryl-tRNA synthetase~HAMAP: Seryl-tRNA synthetase~InterPro IPR015866:IPR002314:IPR002317~KEGG: hmo:HM1_0850 seryl-tRNA synthetase~PFAM: Aminoacyl-tRNA synthetase, class II (G/ H/ P/ S), conserved region; Seryl-tRNA synthetase, class IIa, N-terminal~PRIAM: Serine--tRNA ligase~SPTR: Seryl-tRNA synthetase;~TIGRFAM: Seryl-tRNA synthetase, class IIa), protein MLDLKRIRQEPETVRELLRKKHVEVDFTPLLDWDQKRRELLAEVEQLKAERNRVSEEVARRKKSQQDATSLIEEMRGVGEHIQRLENELGPLEEAIRDFLLGVPNTPLMDVPDGDGADDNQEVHRVGDPPHFHFPVKPHWDLGESLDILDFERGRKLSGSRFTVLKGDGARLSRALINFMLDHNRARGYREIAPPYLVNRDALIGTGQLPKFADDVFRVVPHEYYLIPTAEVPLTNLHRNEILNEKDLPLKYTAYTASFRAEAGAAGRDTRGIIRQHQFDKVELVRVVRPDDSEAALAEMVRDAESLLEALELPYRTVLLCGGDMGFGQAKTYDIEVWLPSYDNYVEISSCSNMTDFQARRADIRYRPQGSKRTEFVHTLNGSALAVGRTMAALLENHQQADGSIRIPERLQPYLGGQDRIGGT, encoded by the coding sequence ATGCTTGACCTCAAGCGGATTCGTCAAGAACCCGAGACGGTTCGCGAGCTCTTACGAAAGAAACATGTTGAGGTGGATTTTACCCCGTTATTGGATTGGGACCAGAAACGCCGCGAATTATTGGCTGAGGTCGAACAGCTGAAAGCCGAACGCAACCGGGTGTCGGAAGAGGTGGCGCGTCGGAAAAAATCGCAGCAGGATGCCACGAGCCTGATCGAGGAAATGCGCGGCGTCGGCGAGCATATTCAACGATTGGAAAATGAACTGGGCCCGCTGGAAGAAGCCATTCGAGACTTTTTACTGGGGGTCCCCAATACGCCGTTGATGGACGTTCCGGATGGTGATGGGGCGGACGACAATCAAGAGGTTCATCGTGTTGGAGACCCGCCCCATTTTCATTTTCCCGTCAAACCGCATTGGGATTTAGGAGAATCCCTAGATATTTTAGATTTTGAACGCGGTCGCAAATTATCCGGTTCGCGCTTTACCGTGCTGAAGGGCGACGGGGCTCGTTTGTCGCGGGCGTTGATTAATTTTATGTTAGATCACAATCGGGCACGCGGCTATCGTGAAATCGCCCCGCCTTATTTGGTGAATCGGGACGCGTTAATCGGAACCGGACAACTGCCGAAATTTGCGGACGACGTATTTCGGGTGGTTCCCCACGAGTATTATTTGATTCCCACGGCGGAGGTTCCCTTAACCAATCTCCATCGCAATGAAATTTTGAACGAGAAAGATTTGCCGTTGAAATATACCGCCTATACGGCGTCGTTTCGGGCCGAAGCGGGAGCGGCCGGTCGTGACACGCGAGGAATCATCCGACAGCACCAATTTGATAAAGTGGAACTGGTGCGGGTGGTGCGGCCCGACGATTCCGAAGCGGCCTTAGCCGAGATGGTGCGAGATGCCGAATCGCTATTGGAAGCACTGGAATTACCCTATCGCACGGTTCTGTTATGTGGTGGCGATATGGGATTTGGCCAAGCAAAAACCTATGATATCGAAGTATGGCTGCCGAGTTATGACAACTATGTGGAAATCTCATCCTGTAGCAACATGACCGATTTTCAAGCCCGTCGGGCCGACATTCGGTATCGCCCGCAGGGATCCAAACGGACCGAATTTGTCCATACCTTGAACGGCAGCGCGTTAGCGGTCGGTCGTACAATGGCCGCTTTGCTGGAAAATCATCAACAAGCGGACGGCAGCATTCGGATACCGGAACGTCTTCAACCTTATCTCGGTGGGCAAGATCGGATTGGAGGAACCTAA
- a CDS encoding inositol monophosphatase (PFAM: Inositol monophosphatase family~COGs: COG0483 fructose-1 6-bisphosphatase of inositol monophosphatase family~InterPro IPR000760~KEGG: cbc:CbuK_1000 myo-inositol-1(or 4)-monophosphatase~PFAM: Inositol monophosphatase~SPTR: Myo-inositol-1(Or 4)-monophosphatase), which yields MNEDHLRVMIAREIKSLGQKWRKRWHKNHGFSVDEKAPNDYVTSWDYVIQKELISVITEALPNSGVLSEELNDTSALPNYEVSWILDPIDGTANLMHHHPHFAISLALAVYEEIRIGWVYDFLRDELFTATRGCGAWLNNRRIHVSTTKELRHALVAIGTKVIKSDADVLSRWNPIFQKTQALRLAGSAALDLAWIACGRLDGYVEEQVFPWDWAAGHLIVLESTGLVTTWNMAEPSLRMHEQTLVAGNTWIHNELKPLIPALKNDIPSV from the coding sequence ATGAACGAAGATCATTTACGCGTGATGATTGCACGGGAAATAAAATCACTTGGTCAAAAATGGCGCAAGCGCTGGCACAAAAATCACGGGTTTTCTGTGGACGAAAAAGCCCCAAACGACTATGTCACATCTTGGGATTACGTTATACAAAAAGAGCTAATCTCCGTAATTACCGAAGCACTTCCAAACAGCGGCGTATTGAGTGAAGAGCTGAATGACACGTCGGCGCTTCCAAACTACGAGGTTTCGTGGATTTTGGATCCGATAGACGGCACTGCAAATCTTATGCACCACCATCCGCATTTCGCTATATCTTTGGCACTGGCCGTGTATGAAGAGATTCGAATCGGTTGGGTCTACGATTTTTTGCGCGACGAATTGTTTACTGCAACCCGCGGTTGTGGTGCGTGGCTAAACAACCGGCGTATCCACGTCTCGACTACTAAAGAGTTACGCCATGCACTGGTTGCTATCGGCACCAAAGTCATTAAATCCGACGCGGATGTCTTAAGTCGTTGGAACCCCATTTTCCAAAAGACGCAAGCCCTGAGATTAGCCGGTTCGGCTGCACTCGATTTAGCGTGGATTGCATGCGGAAGATTAGACGGGTACGTTGAAGAGCAGGTTTTTCCATGGGATTGGGCAGCCGGCCATTTAATCGTGTTGGAGTCCACCGGACTAGTCACCACATGGAATATGGCGGAACCGTCTTTACGGATGCACGAACAAACCCTGGTAGCAGGAAACACATGGATACATAACGAATTGAAACCCCTTATTCCGGCACTCAAGAATGACATCCCTTCTGTCTGA
- a CDS encoding transcriptional regulator, DeoR family (PFAM: Bacterial regulatory proteins, deoR family; DeoR-like helix-turn-helix domain~COGs: COG1349 Transcriptional regulators of sugar metabolism~InterPro IPR001034:IPR014036~KEGG: ttm:Tthe_2553 transcriptional regulator, DeoR family~PFAM: HTH transcriptional regulator, DeoR; HTH transcriptional regulator, DeoR N-terminal~SMART: HTH transcriptional regulator, DeoR N-terminal~SPTR: Transcriptional regulator, DeoR family), with the protein MIGKRRKMLIELLEREPEMSVQELSDRLGVSEATVRRDLSTLSQQGLIERLRGGATISHPLGVEPSWIERHRENVEKKRAIARMAAGMVEDGQVVALDVGTTTLEIARGLQLRTGLLVFTASLPAADVLSKGRPTVYVVGGRMRPGEMSLVGPLTRDIIQRFHYDVFFLAAAGWSVEQGLMDYSIDDVEIKQAFMAASSSVIAVVDSVKYGKTSLTTIASLTDVDAVITDDQLPDAVQEQVSQLTTLHVAPVALEKGV; encoded by the coding sequence ATGATTGGTAAGCGCCGAAAGATGCTTATAGAATTGTTAGAAAGAGAACCCGAGATGTCCGTTCAGGAGCTCAGTGACAGACTGGGCGTTTCTGAGGCTACGGTAAGACGGGACCTTTCAACATTATCCCAACAGGGATTAATTGAGCGATTACGGGGCGGCGCGACCATTTCCCACCCGCTTGGGGTTGAACCTTCGTGGATCGAAAGGCACCGAGAAAACGTAGAGAAAAAACGCGCGATTGCCCGCATGGCTGCCGGTATGGTCGAAGACGGTCAGGTTGTAGCGTTAGATGTAGGCACTACAACCCTGGAAATTGCACGGGGACTTCAATTACGAACGGGATTGCTCGTGTTTACCGCCTCGTTACCGGCCGCAGACGTTCTCTCGAAAGGGCGTCCGACTGTTTACGTGGTCGGGGGCCGAATGCGTCCGGGAGAAATGAGCCTTGTGGGCCCGCTCACCAGAGATATTATCCAACGGTTCCATTACGATGTGTTCTTTCTTGCGGCGGCAGGCTGGTCGGTTGAGCAAGGATTAATGGATTACTCCATTGATGACGTAGAAATTAAACAAGCATTTATGGCCGCCTCGTCGTCCGTCATTGCAGTGGTGGATTCCGTTAAATATGGAAAAACATCCTTGACGACCATCGCTTCCTTAACCGACGTGGATGCGGTGATTACCGACGATCAGCTACCGGATGCAGTTCAAGAACAGGTTTCCCAACTCACGACGTTACATGTTGCTCCCGTGGCTTTAGAGAAAGGAGTTTAA